A stretch of Cyanobacterium sp. HL-69 DNA encodes these proteins:
- a CDS encoding Phosphoribosyltransferase, with the protein MKTNQEKQLICDWEEFWGYCETVTQGIINNNKSYTQAIAIIRGGYYLGDYISRRLNIPLGVIATKSYSDVNHKQQKLTIGEFSWVEKPCGKILLVDDLVDSGVTLKAIKEKLIQEYKVEVDTAVIWKKSHGQFEPNYYHSITSSDSWIVQPFEK; encoded by the coding sequence ATGAAGACAAATCAAGAAAAGCAATTAATTTGTGACTGGGAAGAGTTCTGGGGTTATTGTGAGACAGTAACTCAAGGTATTATTAATAATAATAAATCTTATACTCAGGCGATCGCCATTATACGAGGAGGATATTATTTAGGAGATTATATTTCTCGCCGTCTCAATATACCTTTAGGAGTCATTGCCACCAAAAGTTATTCTGACGTTAACCATAAACAACAAAAATTGACCATCGGAGAATTTTCTTGGGTAGAAAAGCCCTGTGGTAAAATCTTATTAGTTGATGACTTGGTAGATAGTGGTGTCACCCTAAAAGCCATCAAAGAAAAACTAATTCAAGAATATAAAGTGGAAGTAGATACAGCTGTGATTTGGAAAAAATCCCATGGTCAATTTGAACCAAACTACTATCATAGTATTACTTCCTCAGACTCTTGGATTGTTCAACCCTTTGAAAAGTAA
- a CDS encoding toxin-antitoxin system toxin component, producing MTKKDKLWKKAKTNPQNLTFAEFETLLKQCDWQLSRQKGSHRLWYSPKNQPLPIQPQKDGKAKIYQIKQFLKYQEEI from the coding sequence ATGACCAAGAAAGATAAATTATGGAAAAAAGCAAAAACTAATCCTCAAAATCTCACTTTTGCTGAATTTGAAACCTTATTAAAACAATGTGATTGGCAACTTAGCCGTCAAAAAGGGAGTCATCGTTTATGGTATTCCCCAAAAAATCAACCATTACCAATTCAACCTCAAAAAGACGGTAAAGCTAAGATTTATCAAATCAAACAGTTTTTAAAATATCAAGAGGAAATATAA
- a CDS encoding toxin-antitoxin system antidote component, with translation MTYTIDAIFHGKVFEPSSQVNLKPNTKVKITIEENQENGEFNRAYTFLKTARNLNIDAPADFSENIDSYL, from the coding sequence ATGACTTATACAATCGATGCTATTTTTCATGGTAAAGTTTTTGAACCATCATCACAAGTTAATTTAAAACCAAATACGAAGGTTAAAATCACCATAGAAGAAAATCAAGAAAATGGAGAGTTCAATCGAGCTTACACTTTTTTAAAAACAGCTAGAAATCTTAACATAGATGCTCCAGCTGACTTTTCGGAAAACATTGATAGTTATTTATAA
- the metH-2 gene encoding B12-dependent 5-methyltetrahydrofolate--homocysteine methyltransferase MetH: MDLLDTKRSDMYRSSSEQIYPEQSTSAIICYHPVAKYFSA, encoded by the coding sequence TTGGATTTATTGGATACTAAACGCAGTGATATGTATAGGTCTTCATCAGAGCAAATATACCCTGAACAGTCCACCAGTGCTATTATTTGTTATCATCCTGTGGCGAAGTATTTTAGTGCTTAA
- the metH gene encoding B12-dependent 5-methyltetrahydrofolate--homocysteine methyltransferase MetH, with amino-acid sequence MKSLFLERLHSGTSQNGSKGDRPVLVLDGAMGTNLQVQNLTAEDFGGAEYEGCNEYLVHTKPEAVEIVHRQFLEAGADVIETDTFGGTPLVLAEYDLADQSYYLNKTATELAKKLAQEYSTPEKPRFVAGSIGPGTKLPTLGHIDYDSLRDAYVTQIHGLYDGGADLLLVETCQDVLQIKAVLNAIEEVFKEKGERLPLMVSVTMETMGTMLVGTEISAALAILEPYPIDILGLNCATGPDLMKPHIKYLSENSPFIVSCVPNAGLPENVGGQAHYKLSPIELKMHLMHFIEDLGVQVIGGCCGTRPDHIKALAEIASTLKAKERHYNYEPSAASIYGTQPYHQDNSFLIVGERLNASGSKKCRDMLNAEDWDGLVSLAKNQVKEGAHILDVNVDYVGRDGEKDMHELASRLVNNVTLPLMLDSTEWQKMEAGLKVAGGKCILNSTNYEDGEERFFKVLELAKQYGAGVVIGTIDEDGMARTADKKYEIAKRAYNDALKFGIPAHEIFFDTLALPISTGIEEDRENGKATIESIKRIHADFPECHFMLGVSNISFGLNAAARQVLNSVFLHEAMQVGMDGAIVSPNKILPLAKIDKEVLEICLDLIYDNRKFDGDICSYDPLGKLTTLFQGKTTKSNKKNVADLPIEERLKQHIIEGERIGLEDALNIALEKYPPLDIINVYLLDGMKVVGELFGSGQMQLPFVLQSAQTMKSAVAFLEPFMDKADTNSNGKGTFLIATVKGDVHDIGKNLVDIILSNNGYKVVNIGIKQPVENIIQAYRECNADCIAMSGLLVKSTAFMKDNLETFNQEGINVPVILGGAALTPKFVYEDCQNVYNGKVVYGKDAFADLHFMDKLMPAKNSKQWDNLEGFFGTFEEENNLFKGRNFDDSGEVQKEEKKEQEKEEVKVIDTRRSDAIDPNIERPTPPFWGTKIMYPDEFDFDDLFWYLDLQALFAGQWQFRKPQGQPREEYNEFLAEQVYPILQEWKAKIKLENLLHPTLIYGYFPCQSEGNTLYIYNPENPEAKEEIAKFDFPRQKSGKRLCIADFFASKDSGVIDVFPMQAVTVGEIATKYAQKLFAKDEYTNYLYYHGMAVQTAEAMAEWCHARIRRELGFGDLEPDNIREMFKQRYQGSRYSFGYPACPNMLDQYVQLDLLDTKRIGMYMDESEQIYPEQSTSAIICYHPVAKYFSA; translated from the coding sequence ATGAAAAGCCTATTTTTAGAAAGACTCCATAGCGGAACATCCCAAAACGGATCTAAGGGCGATCGCCCCGTGCTAGTATTAGATGGTGCCATGGGTACAAATCTACAAGTACAAAACCTCACCGCCGAAGACTTTGGCGGGGCAGAATACGAAGGCTGTAACGAATATTTAGTCCATACCAAACCAGAAGCTGTAGAAATCGTCCATAGACAATTCCTCGAAGCGGGTGCTGATGTCATCGAAACCGACACCTTTGGGGGTACCCCCTTAGTATTAGCAGAATATGACCTCGCAGATCAATCCTATTACCTCAACAAAACCGCCACCGAATTAGCCAAAAAACTAGCCCAAGAATATTCTACCCCCGAAAAACCTCGTTTTGTGGCAGGAAGCATTGGCCCTGGGACAAAACTACCCACCCTCGGACATATCGACTACGATAGCCTAAGAGATGCCTATGTAACCCAAATCCATGGTTTATACGATGGAGGTGCCGATTTACTATTAGTAGAAACCTGTCAAGACGTACTACAAATCAAAGCCGTCCTCAACGCCATCGAAGAAGTATTTAAAGAAAAAGGAGAAAGACTACCCCTGATGGTATCCGTCACCATGGAAACCATGGGTACAATGTTAGTAGGTACAGAAATAAGTGCAGCCCTTGCCATCCTTGAGCCTTATCCCATCGACATTTTAGGGCTAAACTGTGCCACAGGCCCAGACTTGATGAAACCTCACATCAAATATTTAAGCGAAAATTCTCCCTTCATCGTCTCCTGTGTGCCAAACGCTGGTTTACCCGAAAATGTTGGCGGACAAGCGCACTACAAACTATCTCCCATCGAACTAAAAATGCACCTAATGCACTTTATCGAAGACTTGGGAGTACAAGTAATTGGGGGTTGTTGCGGTACTCGCCCTGATCATATCAAAGCATTGGCGGAAATTGCTAGTACCCTTAAAGCAAAAGAGCGTCATTACAATTATGAGCCTTCCGCCGCCTCCATTTATGGTACTCAACCCTACCATCAAGATAACTCCTTCTTGATTGTAGGAGAAAGACTTAACGCCAGTGGCTCGAAAAAATGCCGTGATATGCTCAATGCCGAGGATTGGGACGGTTTAGTATCCCTTGCCAAAAATCAGGTAAAAGAAGGGGCGCACATCCTCGATGTGAATGTGGATTATGTGGGGCGTGATGGGGAAAAAGATATGCACGAATTGGCTTCCCGTCTGGTGAATAATGTCACCCTTCCCCTCATGTTAGACTCCACGGAATGGCAAAAAATGGAGGCAGGTTTAAAGGTGGCAGGGGGTAAATGTATCCTCAACTCCACTAACTATGAGGATGGGGAGGAAAGATTTTTTAAGGTGTTGGAGTTAGCCAAGCAATACGGGGCTGGGGTAGTAATTGGTACTATCGATGAGGATGGGATGGCGCGCACGGCGGACAAAAAATATGAGATTGCGAAACGTGCTTATAATGATGCCCTTAAATTTGGTATTCCTGCCCACGAAATCTTTTTTGATACCCTTGCTTTGCCTATTTCTACGGGGATTGAGGAGGATAGGGAAAATGGTAAGGCTACCATCGAATCTATCAAGCGCATCCATGCAGATTTTCCTGAATGTCATTTTATGTTGGGGGTTTCTAATATTTCCTTTGGGTTGAATGCGGCGGCGCGTCAGGTTTTAAACTCTGTATTTCTCCATGAGGCGATGCAGGTAGGGATGGACGGTGCGATCGTTTCTCCTAATAAAATACTACCATTAGCGAAAATAGATAAAGAAGTCTTAGAAATATGCCTAGACCTAATCTATGATAATAGAAAATTTGATGGGGATATTTGTAGCTATGACCCCCTAGGAAAATTAACCACTTTATTTCAGGGGAAAACCACGAAAAGTAATAAGAAAAATGTGGCTGATTTACCCATCGAAGAAAGACTTAAACAACATATCATTGAAGGGGAAAGAATTGGTTTAGAAGATGCTTTAAATATAGCCCTAGAAAAGTACCCTCCTTTAGATATTATCAATGTTTATTTATTAGATGGTATGAAGGTTGTGGGGGAATTATTTGGTAGTGGACAAATGCAGTTGCCCTTTGTTTTACAATCTGCTCAAACCATGAAATCGGCGGTAGCTTTCCTTGAACCTTTTATGGATAAAGCGGATACAAATAGTAATGGAAAAGGTACATTTTTAATTGCCACAGTGAAGGGAGATGTTCATGATATTGGTAAAAATTTAGTAGATATTATTCTTTCTAATAATGGTTATAAAGTTGTTAATATTGGTATTAAACAACCCGTAGAAAATATTATTCAAGCCTATCGAGAATGTAATGCTGATTGTATTGCTATGAGTGGTTTGTTGGTAAAATCTACCGCTTTTATGAAAGATAATTTAGAAACATTTAACCAAGAGGGAATTAATGTTCCTGTTATCTTGGGTGGGGCTGCTTTAACTCCAAAATTCGTCTATGAAGACTGTCAAAATGTTTATAACGGTAAAGTTGTTTATGGTAAGGATGCTTTTGCTGATTTACATTTTATGGACAAATTAATGCCTGCTAAAAATAGTAAGCAATGGGATAATTTAGAAGGCTTTTTTGGCACATTTGAGGAGGAAAATAATCTCTTTAAAGGTCGTAATTTTGATGATTCGGGAGAGGTACAAAAAGAAGAGAAAAAAGAGCAGGAGAAGGAAGAAGTTAAGGTAATTGATACTCGCAGAAGTGATGCTATTGATCCTAATATTGAACGTCCTACACCTCCTTTTTGGGGTACAAAAATTATGTATCCTGATGAGTTTGATTTTGATGATCTTTTTTGGTATTTAGACTTACAAGCATTGTTTGCTGGGCAGTGGCAATTCCGCAAACCTCAAGGGCAACCAAGGGAGGAATATAATGAGTTTTTAGCTGAACAAGTTTATCCTATTTTGCAGGAATGGAAAGCAAAAATAAAACTAGAAAATCTTTTACATCCTACCCTAATTTATGGTTATTTTCCCTGTCAATCGGAGGGGAATACTTTATATATTTATAACCCTGAAAATCCAGAAGCTAAGGAAGAAATTGCTAAGTTTGATTTCCCCCGTCAAAAGTCGGGTAAACGGTTATGTATTGCGGACTTTTTCGCCTCGAAGGATTCAGGGGTAATTGATGTTTTCCCCATGCAGGCGGTAACGGTGGGTGAGATTGCCACGAAGTACGCCCAAAAACTGTTTGCCAAGGATGAATATACCAACTATCTCTATTACCATGGTATGGCGGTACAAACGGCAGAAGCCATGGCGGAATGGTGCCATGCAAGGATTCGTCGGGAGTTAGGTTTTGGGGATTTAGAGCCTGATAATATTCGGGAGATGTTTAAGCAACGTTATCAGGGTTCACGGTATAGTTTTGGTTATCCTGCTTGTCCTAATATGTTAGATCAATATGTGCAGTTAGATTTATTGGATACTAAGCGTATTGGTATGTATATGGATGAGTCTGAACAAATATACCCCGAACAGTCCACAAGTGCTATTATTTGTTACCATCCTGTGGCTAAATATTTTAGTGCTTAA
- the gyrA gene encoding DNA gyrase subunit A, with amino-acid sequence MVEQLNLLNQGQVIPTALHTEMERSYLEYAMSVIVGRALPDVRDGLKPVHRRILYAMYELGLSPDRPFRKCARVVGDVLGKYHPHGDQAVYDAMVRLIQDFSSRYPLLAGHGNFGSVDNDPAAAMRYTETRLGAIAFETMLEEVNESTVDFSSNFDNSQQEPVVLPAKLPILLLNGCSGIAVGMATNIPPHNLNEIVDGLIALIDQPDISDEKLIKLIPGPDFPTGGEIIDTKGIRDAYSTGKGIIPVRGLATIEELKTQKKRSRTKTAIIITELPFQVNKAGWIEKVAHLVNQGKINDISDIRDESDRTGIRVVIELKRDANPQAILNQLYRQTALQSNFGVILLGLVNKKPCQLSLKEILQEFIQFREQTLTRQYNYELEDKEDKTNLLAGLIKALDNLDIVIDILRHAPDGTTAKTTLQSALDINDAQANSILAMPLRRLTGLERKKIEQEYQDLESRINQLKELLADRKEFLKALKKELRSYKRKFGDNRRTKIITVTTPEKDTKTSDSKTKSQTPALPLITSQELTDDAVVQISAKGKIYWQPQSAIASTPMIKKNTDLITHQELIKDKKEIIVILDSGKAYPLSVSDIPRHPTKQTISRLISESATKDNHQPINYITITPENQHLSLVLLTAGGFIKRIAISELDNIGNRGFTLIKLKPKDSLHSLFIAQEGQELVTATTGGRLLRHTVNDDNMAIMGKSAQGNIAVKVRFGESIIGSVLVDKKENVLLISEMGYGKIVPINNLRPLGTGKGGGLGNQSFRFKQKEDNLVTMLVPNDHKTVIASTDLDKRLIIDVNKLFNNDGEKAIAKLMDQEKVTFAVNWWGRS; translated from the coding sequence ATGGTTGAACAATTAAATTTACTGAATCAAGGTCAAGTTATTCCTACGGCACTACATACTGAAATGGAACGCTCATATTTAGAATATGCCATGAGTGTGATTGTGGGACGGGCTTTACCTGATGTGCGGGATGGATTAAAGCCTGTGCATAGGCGCATTTTGTATGCCATGTATGAATTGGGATTAAGCCCCGATCGCCCTTTTCGCAAGTGTGCAAGAGTAGTGGGGGATGTTTTGGGGAAATACCACCCCCATGGAGATCAGGCAGTGTATGATGCCATGGTAAGGCTGATACAGGACTTTTCTAGCCGTTATCCCCTGTTGGCTGGTCATGGAAATTTTGGGAGTGTGGATAACGATCCAGCAGCTGCCATGCGTTACACTGAAACGAGGTTAGGGGCGATCGCCTTTGAAACCATGCTAGAGGAAGTAAATGAGTCCACGGTGGACTTTAGCTCTAACTTTGATAACTCTCAGCAAGAACCCGTGGTTTTACCAGCAAAACTACCGATTTTGCTCCTTAACGGTTGCTCTGGTATTGCCGTAGGCATGGCGACTAATATTCCCCCCCATAACCTTAATGAAATTGTAGATGGTTTAATTGCCCTTATCGATCAACCTGATATTAGTGATGAGAAACTAATTAAATTAATCCCGGGCCCTGATTTTCCCACAGGGGGAGAAATTATTGACACCAAAGGCATAAGAGATGCCTACTCTACAGGGAAAGGTATTATTCCTGTGCGTGGACTAGCCACCATCGAAGAATTAAAAACTCAGAAAAAACGTAGTCGTACCAAAACTGCCATTATCATTACCGAGTTACCTTTTCAGGTAAATAAAGCAGGATGGATTGAAAAGGTTGCTCATTTAGTTAATCAAGGCAAAATAAACGATATTTCCGATATACGGGATGAGAGCGATCGCACTGGGATTAGGGTAGTGATAGAATTAAAAAGAGATGCTAACCCCCAAGCCATCCTTAACCAACTTTATCGACAAACTGCCCTCCAAAGTAACTTTGGCGTAATTTTGCTTGGTTTAGTGAACAAAAAACCTTGTCAGCTTTCCCTCAAAGAAATATTACAAGAATTTATACAATTTCGAGAACAAACCCTCACCAGACAATATAACTACGAATTAGAAGATAAAGAAGATAAAACTAACCTTTTAGCAGGGTTAATCAAAGCCCTAGATAACCTAGATATAGTTATCGACATTTTACGCCATGCCCCCGATGGCACTACTGCTAAAACTACCCTCCAATCAGCCCTCGATATTAACGATGCTCAAGCAAATTCCATCCTTGCCATGCCCCTTCGTCGTCTTACGGGGTTAGAAAGAAAGAAAATAGAGCAGGAATATCAAGATTTAGAAAGTCGTATCAATCAATTGAAAGAGTTACTAGCAGATAGAAAGGAATTTCTAAAAGCCCTCAAAAAAGAATTGCGTAGTTATAAACGCAAATTTGGTGATAACCGTCGTACCAAAATTATTACCGTCACTACCCCTGAAAAGGATACTAAAACTTCTGATAGTAAAACTAAATCTCAAACTCCCGCCCTTCCCCTCATTACCAGTCAGGAATTAACCGATGATGCCGTGGTACAAATTAGTGCCAAAGGGAAAATTTATTGGCAGCCCCAAAGTGCGATCGCTTCTACCCCCATGATCAAGAAAAACACTGATTTAATTACCCATCAGGAGTTAATCAAAGACAAAAAAGAAATAATCGTTATCCTCGATAGCGGAAAAGCCTATCCCCTCAGCGTTAGTGATATTCCTCGCCATCCCACCAAACAAACCATCAGCCGACTTATTTCCGAAAGTGCCACCAAAGACAACCATCAACCCATCAACTACATTACCATTACCCCCGAAAATCAACACCTCAGCCTAGTGTTACTCACCGCAGGGGGATTTATAAAACGTATTGCCATCAGTGAATTAGACAACATCGGCAATCGGGGCTTCACCCTCATCAAATTAAAACCAAAAGATAGTCTTCACTCCCTCTTTATCGCCCAAGAAGGTCAAGAATTAGTTACCGCTACCACTGGGGGGCGTTTACTCCGTCATACGGTGAATGATGACAACATGGCAATTATGGGTAAATCTGCTCAAGGTAATATTGCCGTTAAAGTGAGGTTTGGGGAGAGTATTATTGGTTCGGTATTGGTAGATAAAAAGGAAAATGTGCTGTTAATTTCTGAGATGGGTTACGGAAAAATAGTTCCTATTAATAATTTACGTCCCCTTGGTACAGGTAAGGGAGGGGGTTTAGGAAATCAAAGTTTCCGCTTTAAACAAAAAGAGGATAATTTGGTAACAATGTTAGTACCCAATGATCATAAAACCGTCATTGCATCTACGGATTTAGATAAACGACTCATCATTGATGTTAATAAATTATTTAATAATGATGGTGAAAAGGCGATCGCCAAGTTAATGGATCAAGAAAAAGTAACTTTTGCCGTTAATTGGTGGGGAAGGAGTTAG
- a CDS encoding toxin-antitoxin system antidote compoent translates to MSINNYDFDKFTINLYVDENNDWLCYFVEMPNISAFGDTPEEALMELQTAWEMVKEDFMIKGLDIPIAPRQLAFS, encoded by the coding sequence ATGAGTATCAATAATTATGATTTTGACAAATTTACTATTAATCTTTATGTAGATGAGAATAACGATTGGTTATGTTATTTTGTGGAAATGCCCAATATCTCTGCTTTCGGAGATACTCCAGAGGAAGCATTAATGGAATTACAAACAGCATGGGAAATGGTGAAAGAAGATTTTATGATCAAAGGATTAGATATTCCCATTGCACCTCGTCAATTGGCTTTTTCTTAA
- a CDS encoding toxin-antitxon system toxin component, with protein sequence MAISLLKSLEIDPKVEIINLSDELYQQAFKLYCQRQDKKWGLVDCISFIVMKRYEITEALTTDIHFQQAGFRALLKELAKN encoded by the coding sequence GTGGCTATTTCTTTATTAAAATCGTTAGAAATTGATCCGAAAGTAGAAATTATTAACTTATCCGATGAACTCTATCAACAAGCATTTAAACTTTATTGTCAGCGTCAAGATAAAAAATGGGGATTAGTTGATTGTATTTCATTTATTGTCATGAAAAGATATGAAATTACTGAGGCTTTAACAACGGATATTCATTTTCAACAAGCTGGTTTTCGGGCTTTATTAAAAGAATTAGCTAAAAATTAA
- a CDS encoding Beta-phosphoglucomutase yields the protein MTLKAILFDFSGVIINDENIHRQLINDLLIGENLRPSGEDYYNLCFGRCDRFCLKDILEKKGRVVTNDYLDRLSIKKSQDYRLMIKGMDNLPIYETVIGFIRQMPEKCLHLALVTGASKDEVEFILDRAKIAEYFDVIVTGEDVKARQPQPDAYLLAMDKLNEKYPDLQLKPNNCLVIEDTPAGIEGAKKAQMQVVGITHTYPFHMLHRKADWCVDYLAELDLDLVSEVLARD from the coding sequence ATGACTTTGAAGGCAATTTTGTTTGATTTTAGTGGCGTTATCATTAATGATGAAAATATTCATCGTCAATTGATTAATGATTTATTAATAGGTGAAAATTTGAGACCTTCAGGGGAAGATTATTATAATTTATGTTTTGGTAGGTGCGATCGTTTTTGCCTAAAAGATATACTAGAAAAAAAAGGTCGTGTGGTTACTAATGATTACTTAGATCGATTATCTATCAAAAAATCTCAAGATTATCGCTTGATGATTAAGGGTATGGACAACCTCCCGATTTATGAAACTGTCATTGGCTTTATTCGTCAGATGCCCGAAAAATGCTTACACCTTGCCCTCGTCACAGGGGCTTCTAAGGATGAGGTAGAGTTTATATTGGATAGAGCAAAAATAGCAGAATATTTTGATGTTATTGTTACGGGGGAAGATGTCAAAGCCCGTCAACCTCAGCCCGATGCTTATCTTTTAGCGATGGATAAGTTAAACGAAAAATATCCTGATTTACAATTAAAACCTAATAACTGCTTGGTAATAGAAGACACTCCCGCAGGAATTGAAGGAGCAAAAAAGGCTCAAATGCAGGTGGTTGGTATTACCCATACTTATCCTTTCCATATGCTTCACCGTAAGGCTGACTGGTGCGTTGATTATTTAGCAGAGTTAGACTTAGATTTAGTTAGTGAGGTATTAGCACGAGATTGA
- a CDS encoding Arsenical-resistance protein ACR3 has translation MSWIDKAQTFLVILSVGVGLILGQINWIAQISPILILPLLILMLYLTFLPIALRKFSGILNQFKVVFLSLTINFIWTPIFAWILGIVFLANAPDLRIGLIMLMVTPCTDWYIIFTGIAKGDVTLATGLLPLNLILQIVLLPLYLLIFTDNLVKINVNELFESVFLVLILPLAIATITRYFIFQQKKTIKWFYLNIPKINLTQLLTLNLAIVAIFASQGNTLLNSPQIFLQLLTPIPLFFAINFLLAYGIKNYFHFSYEQFACFSCTTLSRNSPLSLAIATSIFPSQPLISLTLIIGPLIELPIMVLVSQLLLKIRNIKPKV, from the coding sequence ATGTCTTGGATTGATAAAGCACAAACATTTTTGGTCATATTATCAGTTGGTGTTGGTTTAATATTAGGGCAAATAAATTGGATTGCTCAAATTAGTCCTATTTTGATTTTACCTTTACTAATATTGATGCTTTATCTTACTTTTTTGCCCATAGCATTAAGAAAGTTCAGTGGGATTTTAAATCAATTTAAAGTAGTATTTCTAAGCCTAACTATAAATTTCATTTGGACTCCTATTTTTGCATGGATTCTAGGAATAGTTTTTTTAGCAAATGCTCCAGATTTACGAATCGGATTAATTATGCTAATGGTAACACCATGCACTGACTGGTATATTATTTTTACTGGTATTGCAAAAGGTGACGTTACTTTAGCTACAGGACTTTTACCGCTAAATTTAATATTGCAAATTGTTTTGTTACCATTATATTTGTTAATTTTTACAGATAACTTAGTAAAAATTAATGTTAATGAACTTTTTGAGAGTGTATTTTTAGTTTTAATTTTACCCTTAGCCATAGCAACGATAACAAGGTACTTTATATTTCAACAAAAAAAAACTATAAAATGGTTTTATCTTAACATACCAAAAATAAATTTAACTCAGCTATTAACCTTAAATTTAGCGATAGTAGCAATATTTGCATCCCAAGGAAATACTCTTTTAAATAGTCCTCAAATATTCTTACAACTTTTGACTCCCATACCACTTTTCTTTGCGATAAATTTTCTTTTAGCTTACGGTATTAAAAATTATTTTCATTTTTCTTACGAACAATTTGCCTGTTTTAGTTGCACTACTTTATCTCGAAATTCTCCCTTATCCTTAGCTATCGCTACATCTATTTTTCCATCTCAACCGCTGATTTCTCTAACGTTAATTATTGGGCCTTTAATTGAATTACCCATTATGGTTTTAGTCTCTCAATTACTATTAAAAATCAGAAATATCAAACCTAAAGTTTAA